From the Pseudarthrobacter sp. MM222 genome, one window contains:
- the manD gene encoding D-mannonate dehydratase ManD — protein MKIIAAEVFVTSPSRNFVTLRITTEDGVTGIGDATLNGRELAVAAYLKEHVAQLLIGKDPHRIEDTWQFLYRSSYWRRGPVTMAAIAAVDMALWDIKGKLANMPVYQLLGGASRNGLRAYGHASGADLESLFDSVREHLALGYKSIRIQTAVPGIKAVYGVAAQAQASGERYDYEPAGRGAFPLEEDWDTRAYLRHLPGVFEAVRNEFGPELPLLHDGHHRMTPIQAAKLGKALEPYDLFWLEDCTPAENQEALRLVRQHTTTPLAIGEIFNTVYDYQTIIKEQLIDYVRAASTHFGGISPLKKVMDFAAQYQIKSGFHGPTDISPVGFAAQLHVGLAIHNYGIQEYMQHSDKTNEVFEQSMTFVDGYLHPGDKPGIGVEFNEEAAAAYPYQQAYLPYNRLVDGTVHDW, from the coding sequence GTGAAAATCATTGCCGCGGAAGTCTTTGTGACCAGTCCCTCCCGTAATTTCGTGACGTTGCGGATCACCACCGAGGACGGGGTGACCGGGATCGGCGATGCGACGCTGAACGGGCGTGAGCTCGCGGTCGCGGCGTACCTGAAGGAGCACGTTGCGCAGTTGCTGATCGGGAAGGATCCGCATCGGATCGAGGACACCTGGCAGTTCCTGTACCGCAGTTCGTACTGGCGGCGGGGGCCGGTGACGATGGCCGCGATCGCCGCGGTGGACATGGCGCTGTGGGATATCAAGGGCAAGCTCGCGAACATGCCGGTGTATCAGCTGCTGGGCGGGGCGTCGCGGAACGGGTTGCGCGCGTACGGGCACGCCTCGGGCGCGGACCTGGAGTCGTTGTTCGATTCGGTCCGGGAGCACCTGGCGCTGGGGTACAAGTCGATCCGGATCCAGACCGCGGTGCCGGGGATCAAGGCCGTGTACGGGGTCGCGGCGCAGGCGCAGGCCTCGGGGGAGCGGTATGACTATGAGCCGGCCGGGCGGGGGGCGTTCCCGCTGGAGGAGGACTGGGACACCCGGGCGTACCTGCGGCACCTGCCGGGCGTGTTCGAGGCGGTCCGGAACGAGTTCGGCCCGGAGCTGCCGCTGCTCCATGACGGGCATCACCGGATGACGCCGATCCAGGCCGCGAAGCTGGGCAAGGCGCTGGAGCCGTATGACCTGTTCTGGCTGGAGGACTGCACCCCGGCGGAGAACCAGGAGGCGCTGCGGCTGGTCCGGCAGCACACCACCACGCCGCTGGCGATCGGGGAGATCTTCAATACCGTCTACGACTACCAGACGATCATCAAGGAACAGCTGATTGATTATGTCCGGGCCGCGTCGACGCACTTCGGCGGGATCAGCCCGCTGAAGAAGGTGATGGACTTCGCCGCGCAGTACCAGATCAAGTCAGGTTTCCACGGGCCGACGGATATTTCCCCGGTGGGGTTCGCCGCGCAGCTGCACGTGGGCCTGGCGATCCATAACTACGGGATCCAGGAGTACATGCAGCACTCGGACAAGACCAACGAGGTCTTCGAGCAGTCGATGACGTTCGTCGACGGCTACCTGCACCCCGGGGACAAGCCCGGCATCGGCGTCGAGTTCAACGAGGAGGCCGCCGCGGCCTACCCGTACCAGCAGGCCTACCTGCCCTACAACCGCCTCGTCGACGGCACCGTCCACGACTGGTAG